One Artemia franciscana chromosome 7, ASM3288406v1, whole genome shotgun sequence DNA segment encodes these proteins:
- the LOC136029585 gene encoding uncharacterized protein LOC136029585 has product MTKEIETIIREESSIMTMPAPEHTLTAPKPTLTAPELTLTDPKPTLTVAGPTLTAPGLTLTAPGTHPASLIAPEDDSRNPSMTLAVSKDVKGKKPRNFFTICQFCRRSFYKLDKHLLAKKGSCSKNTNGEFWSVKEAKEMHELAKDELADRSQNKSYFLASQVSSLVEETKTLHGFCKALSAMTGIYFDPLNLPDRALSFEDTRPVTVPAPRPANPEGTCTHTQTHTQHTWQGHQHRRCHSNHHLSWKQIFSPVSN; this is encoded by the exons atgaccaaagaaattgaaaCCATTATTCGTGAAGAATCCTCGATTATGACCATGCC TGCCCCTGAACATACTTTGACTGCCCCTAAACCCACCTTGACTGCCCCTGAACTAACCTTGACTGACCCTAAACCAACCTTGACTGTCGCGGGACCGACCTTGACTGCACCTGGACTAACCTTGACTGCCCCTGGAACACACCCGGCCTCTTTGATCGCACCCGAGGATGACTCTAGGAATCCTTCCATGACCCTTGCTGTTTCGAAGGATGTAAAAGGGAAGAAGCCAAGGAATTTCTTCACTATTTGCCAATTTTGCCGCAGATCGTTCTACAAATTGGACAAACACTTACTGGCGAAGAAAGGAAGCTGTAGCAAGAATACGAATGGAGAATTTTGGTCAGTCAAAGAAGCAAAGGAAATGCACGAATTGGCCAAGGATGAGCTTGCAGATAGGTCTCAGAACAAGTCATATTTTTTGGCTTCACAAGTGAGCAGCTTGGTGGAAGAAACCAAAACATTGCACGGTTTCTGCAAGGCTTTGTCGGCTATGACTGGAATATATTTTGACCCTCTAAATCTACCGGACCGCGCACTTTCATTCGAGGACACTAGGCCAGTGACTGTACCTGCCCCCAGACCAGCCAATCCTGAAGGcacatgcacacacacacaaacacacacacagcaCACGTGGCAGGGCCATCAACATCGGCGCTGCCACAGCAATCACCACCTGTCTTGGAAACAGATCTTTTCTCCGGTAAGCAATTAA